A stretch of Deinococcus cellulosilyticus NBRC 106333 = KACC 11606 DNA encodes these proteins:
- a CDS encoding sensor histidine kinase: protein MTLRWRLTLLYTTVMGLILSFIMLTVFSVMTRIIDSNIRADLIRSMEQAIKVNHAPGASYSWIVTLDDAAWALLPDLYGQVDIYALPENELSNLKDERLIPTNFVRSPNLDGLIGAGQALTLPSYEYAQIIRNGQEQPYFSELDVQVGEQTRHLQVITRLLPVQLLNRSLAGPVYPGILLLARDVTEIEDVFTALKTVLFFVTLLAIVGMGITIYGVSARALKPLRYVQAAAETITEKNLSQRVPVPNTHDEVESLATTINDVLARLEKSFETQRRFTSDASHELRTPVTAIGGHAGYLLRRTSPTPQQAESLTIIKNESERLSHLIQSLLELARADAGSVSMNMQPMLAMAFMEDLQRELKPIIGQAELQVAGKEFSFMADPSRMKQVMINLVSNALKAGSTRVTMEAHLEGKQVHLLVRDNGPGIAEEHLTRLFDRFYRVQESRSRDEGGSGLGLSIVKTIIDAHQGRVWFESKVGEGTVVHVVLPYREVVAEE, encoded by the coding sequence ATGACTTTACGCTGGCGACTGACCCTGCTGTACACCACCGTGATGGGCCTGATTTTGAGCTTCATCATGCTCACCGTGTTCAGTGTGATGACCCGCATCATTGACAGCAACATCCGGGCTGACCTGATCCGCAGCATGGAACAGGCGATCAAAGTGAACCATGCTCCCGGGGCAAGCTACAGCTGGATTGTCACCCTGGATGATGCCGCCTGGGCTTTGCTCCCTGACCTTTATGGGCAGGTGGACATTTACGCCCTGCCCGAGAATGAGCTCTCGAACCTCAAAGATGAACGGCTGATCCCCACCAATTTTGTGCGCAGCCCCAACCTGGACGGCCTGATCGGGGCTGGGCAGGCCCTGACGCTGCCTTCCTACGAATACGCCCAGATCATCCGCAATGGGCAGGAACAACCTTATTTCTCTGAACTGGACGTTCAGGTGGGCGAGCAGACCCGGCACCTGCAGGTGATCACCCGCCTGCTGCCCGTGCAGTTGCTGAACCGCAGCCTCGCTGGACCCGTGTACCCCGGCATCTTGCTGCTGGCCCGTGACGTCACCGAAATCGAGGATGTCTTCACGGCCCTGAAAACCGTGCTGTTCTTTGTCACCTTGCTGGCGATTGTGGGCATGGGCATCACCATCTACGGGGTCTCTGCACGCGCCCTGAAGCCGCTCCGTTACGTGCAGGCGGCAGCAGAAACCATCACCGAGAAAAACCTCAGCCAGCGGGTTCCGGTGCCCAACACCCACGACGAGGTGGAGTCCCTCGCCACCACCATCAACGATGTGCTGGCCAGGCTTGAGAAGTCGTTTGAAACCCAGCGGCGCTTCACCAGCGATGCCAGCCATGAACTTCGCACCCCTGTGACAGCGATTGGTGGACACGCAGGGTACCTGCTCAGGCGCACCAGCCCCACCCCGCAGCAAGCAGAGAGCCTCACCATCATCAAGAATGAGTCCGAACGCCTCTCCCACCTGATCCAGAGCCTGCTGGAACTCGCCCGTGCAGATGCCGGATCGGTGAGCATGAACATGCAGCCCATGCTGGCAATGGCCTTCATGGAGGACCTGCAGCGCGAACTGAAACCCATCATCGGGCAGGCAGAGTTGCAGGTGGCAGGGAAGGAATTCTCCTTCATGGCAGACCCTTCCCGCATGAAGCAAGTGATGATCAATCTGGTCAGCAATGCCCTGAAAGCGGGTTCCACCAGGGTCACCATGGAAGCCCACCTGGAAGGCAAACAGGTGCATCTGCTGGTGCGGGACAATGGTCCAGGGATTGCAGAAGAACACCTGACCCGACTCTTTGACCGCTTCTACCGGGTGCAGGAGTCCCGCAGCCGTGATGAGGGGGGCAGTGGTCTGGGCCTCTCCATTGTGAAAACCATCATCGATGCCCACCAGGGCCGGGTGTGGTTTGAATCGAAAGTCGGTGAGGGAACGGTGGTGCACGTGGTGCTGCCTTACCGGGAAGTGGTGGCCGAGGAATGA
- a CDS encoding response regulator transcription factor produces MERKPLVLVIEDEKDIARFIELELAAEGYATEVAFDGVTGLSKFREVNPDLVILDLMLPVLDGLEVARRIRKTSNTPILILTAKDSIQDKVEGLDAGADDYLIKPFSIEELLARVRAHLRRVNPAVTGEVRVADLVMNLDGREIFRGGRRVELSAKEFELLELLARNPGKVFSRFEIEEKVWPEYTGGSNVVDVYIGYLRRKLEEGGERRLIHTVRGVGYVLREE; encoded by the coding sequence ATGGAACGCAAACCCCTGGTGCTCGTGATCGAAGACGAAAAAGACATCGCACGCTTCATTGAACTTGAACTTGCCGCCGAAGGTTACGCCACTGAAGTCGCATTCGACGGGGTGACCGGCCTCTCCAAATTCCGGGAAGTCAACCCCGACCTGGTGATCCTTGACCTGATGCTTCCCGTGCTGGACGGCCTGGAAGTTGCCCGACGCATCAGAAAGACCAGCAACACCCCCATCCTGATCCTCACCGCCAAAGACAGCATCCAGGACAAAGTTGAAGGCCTGGACGCCGGAGCAGACGACTACCTGATCAAACCCTTCTCCATTGAGGAGTTGCTGGCCCGTGTGCGCGCCCACCTGCGCCGCGTGAACCCTGCAGTGACCGGGGAAGTGCGTGTGGCCGACCTGGTGATGAACCTGGACGGACGCGAAATCTTCCGGGGAGGCCGCCGTGTGGAACTCTCTGCCAAGGAATTCGAGCTGCTCGAACTCCTGGCCCGCAACCCTGGCAAGGTCTTCTCCCGTTTCGAAATTGAAGAGAAGGTCTGGCCCGAATACACCGGGGGCAGCAACGTGGTGGACGTGTACATCGGCTACCTGCGCCGCAAACTTGAAGAAGGGGGCGAACGCCGCCTGATTCACACCGTGCGTGGTGTCGGTTACGTCCTGCGCGAAGAATAA
- a CDS encoding adenylate/guanylate cyclase domain-containing protein, producing MSISTPTKQFVTVVFMDLVGSTALAQRMTLEQYGEVMSEVLQVGYLRVALFGGRVLQHQGDALVCLFDGNKVESALRLAQECHKRIHEIGAAQRIGAHLQLRIGIATGEVLSLNAGVTLAVYGLPVNMSRRLCSRAEPDVTLVCERTYQGSPPEAVFSEFDGESLKDFANENVYVFHWV from the coding sequence ATGAGCATCAGCACCCCGACCAAACAATTCGTCACGGTGGTCTTCATGGATCTGGTGGGCTCTACGGCACTGGCCCAGCGCATGACGCTGGAACAGTACGGCGAGGTCATGAGTGAAGTGCTGCAGGTGGGCTACCTGCGGGTGGCGCTGTTCGGGGGTCGGGTGCTGCAGCACCAGGGGGACGCCCTGGTGTGCCTTTTCGACGGCAACAAGGTGGAAAGCGCCCTGAGGCTGGCCCAGGAATGCCACAAGCGCATTCATGAAATCGGGGCTGCCCAGCGCATTGGTGCACACCTGCAGTTGCGCATCGGCATTGCCACCGGGGAAGTCCTGTCTCTGAACGCCGGGGTGACCCTGGCGGTTTACGGCCTTCCCGTGAACATGAGCCGCAGGCTGTGCAGCCGGGCAGAACCAGACGTGACCCTGGTCTGTGAACGCACCTACCAGGGCTCTCCTCCCGAGGCGGTCTTCTCAGAATTTGATGGAGAGTCTCTGAAGGATTTCGCCAATGAGAACGTGTACGTGTTCCACTGGGTGTGA
- the mqnP gene encoding menaquinone biosynthesis prenyltransferase MqnP encodes MQARLKTYLDFVRFEHTIFALPFAYAGMFFAAQSQGRWPTFLEFLWITLAMAGARTAAMAANRLIDAGIDAANPRTAKREIPSGKIKPVQAVILTVVSLGVLWFAAAQLNPLALKLLPIAVVFLILYPYTKRFTWLCHAWLGVTDGAAAAGGWIAITGMWHPGAIALWLVVIFWMIGLDVIYATQDYDFDRKNRVQSIPARFGIPDSLKIAAWSHFLTFALLIYSGYVIGTSWAFYLAAVIMGGILLYEHRIINPKDLTKVNIAFFDANSWLALTMLAGTVLDVILR; translated from the coding sequence GTGCAAGCTAGACTGAAAACCTACCTGGACTTTGTCCGGTTCGAACACACCATCTTTGCCCTTCCATTTGCTTATGCAGGCATGTTCTTTGCTGCACAGTCGCAGGGCAGGTGGCCCACCTTTCTGGAGTTCCTGTGGATCACCCTGGCGATGGCCGGAGCCCGCACCGCTGCAATGGCCGCCAACCGTCTGATTGATGCTGGCATTGATGCAGCCAATCCGAGAACGGCAAAACGGGAAATTCCCAGTGGGAAAATCAAACCTGTTCAGGCGGTCATTCTGACGGTGGTTTCGCTGGGGGTGCTGTGGTTTGCAGCTGCACAACTCAACCCGCTTGCCCTCAAGCTGCTTCCCATCGCCGTGGTTTTCCTGATCCTCTACCCTTACACCAAACGCTTCACCTGGTTGTGCCATGCGTGGCTGGGCGTGACCGATGGAGCCGCAGCAGCAGGGGGCTGGATCGCCATCACTGGAATGTGGCACCCTGGAGCAATTGCGCTGTGGCTGGTTGTCATCTTCTGGATGATTGGTCTGGATGTGATTTATGCCACCCAGGATTATGACTTTGACCGCAAGAACCGGGTGCAGAGCATCCCTGCCCGTTTCGGGATTCCCGATTCGCTGAAGATTGCCGCGTGGTCCCACTTCCTGACTTTTGCCCTGCTGATTTATTCCGGCTACGTGATCGGCACAAGCTGGGCTTTTTATCTGGCTGCAGTGATCATGGGGGGCATCTTGCTGTACGAGCACCGGATCATCAATCCGAAGGACCTGACAAAGGTGAACATCGCCTTTTTTGATGCAAACAGCTGGCTGGCTTTAACCATGCTGGCCGGAACGGTGCTGGATGTGATTCTGCGATGA
- the lepB gene encoding signal peptidase I: MKRRAGLSIGQRIFLVLAILVGGYLFFGISKYFRVVAFQGNSMAPSLYHGDRMVGLYPGSLQRGDLVYFQMPEKAFEALYGPAQMLGVGSAFRPYLIKRIVGLPGDVVHFEQGQVFVNDRSIPDAQVNAFWRKQGCFDRSSEGANFALTGMLSGEEPQKKITVPDGHYYVLGDTRQEKGSEDSRFFGVIAQRDIHNKVVAVVWPLFRAPEAQGLCGMPSYPGAVKFTGASSWYPHLLKRWDF; this comes from the coding sequence ATGAAGAGACGTGCAGGTTTATCAATTGGACAGAGGATTTTTCTGGTGCTGGCCATTCTGGTGGGTGGATATCTGTTTTTCGGGATCAGCAAGTATTTTCGGGTGGTGGCTTTTCAGGGCAATTCCATGGCTCCATCGCTGTATCACGGAGACCGCATGGTGGGGCTTTATCCCGGCTCTTTGCAAAGGGGAGATCTGGTGTACTTTCAGATGCCAGAAAAAGCTTTTGAAGCGCTGTACGGACCAGCACAGATGTTGGGTGTAGGATCTGCATTCCGTCCGTATTTGATCAAAAGAATTGTCGGTCTTCCTGGAGATGTGGTGCATTTTGAGCAGGGACAGGTTTTTGTGAACGACAGGTCCATTCCAGATGCGCAGGTCAATGCCTTCTGGAGAAAACAGGGGTGCTTTGACCGGAGCAGTGAAGGGGCCAATTTTGCCCTGACAGGGATGCTTTCCGGTGAGGAGCCACAGAAGAAAATCACAGTGCCTGACGGGCATTACTATGTTCTGGGGGACACCCGCCAGGAAAAGGGCAGTGAAGATTCCAGATTCTTTGGGGTGATTGCACAGCGGGACATTCACAACAAGGTTGTTGCAGTGGTGTGGCCTCTCTTTCGCGCTCCGGAGGCGCAGGGGCTCTGTGGAATGCCTTCATATCCAGGTGCTGTCAAGTTCACTGGAGCATCTTCCTGGTATCCACACCTGTTGAAACGCTGGGATTTCTGA
- a CDS encoding PadR family transcriptional regulator yields MDSNTKLMALDLVLLSVLEDRPAYGLEILERIQARTGENYDFKEGSLYPALHRMVKQGWLDSTWEESQKGGAPRRYYSLSAPGKQALEQKKLEWARLRQAMDGLLGGV; encoded by the coding sequence ATGGATTCAAACACCAAACTGATGGCCCTGGATCTGGTGCTGCTCAGTGTGCTGGAAGACCGGCCTGCGTATGGCCTGGAAATTCTGGAGCGCATTCAGGCCCGCACCGGTGAAAATTATGATTTCAAGGAGGGAAGCCTGTACCCGGCCCTGCACCGCATGGTGAAACAGGGATGGCTGGACAGCACCTGGGAGGAATCCCAGAAGGGTGGAGCCCCCCGACGCTACTACAGCCTCAGTGCACCGGGCAAGCAGGCCCTGGAGCAGAAAAAACTTGAGTGGGCCAGATTGCGACAGGCCATGGACGGCCTGCTGGGGGGGGTATGA
- a CDS encoding permease prefix domain 1-containing protein — MTFSNRMKKYLLQATRGLPSSERPLIMAEMKGHLLDRIEQYQQEGFTRAEAESMALERFGSQHGLALKLSFAHWTLPAGWTTLGVTLALLGGTVWNIARAQTPQKTAQALQSVPAQGTLGEAKKGLKIQYHLAEGRTLDQSLSAQGVVQYRVFNQAAADCPSGQQTVLDLQWSDGHYQLAECQTGAGQLQQSGSTITWSNNQTELQVRTE, encoded by the coding sequence ATGACCTTTTCAAACCGCATGAAAAAGTACCTGTTGCAAGCCACCAGAGGTCTTCCTTCCTCTGAACGCCCCCTGATCATGGCCGAAATGAAAGGCCACCTGCTGGACCGCATCGAACAGTACCAGCAGGAAGGATTCACCCGGGCCGAGGCAGAAAGCATGGCCCTGGAACGTTTCGGGTCCCAGCATGGACTGGCCCTCAAGCTGAGTTTTGCCCACTGGACCCTTCCTGCAGGATGGACCACCCTGGGCGTGACCCTGGCATTGCTCGGGGGAACCGTCTGGAACATTGCCCGTGCCCAGACCCCGCAGAAAACGGCCCAGGCCCTGCAGTCTGTCCCTGCTCAGGGGACCCTGGGAGAGGCAAAAAAAGGCCTGAAGATCCAATATCACCTTGCCGAAGGCCGCACCCTTGACCAGAGCCTTTCCGCTCAGGGCGTGGTGCAATACCGGGTGTTCAATCAGGCTGCTGCAGATTGTCCATCAGGACAGCAGACCGTGCTGGATTTGCAGTGGTCAGATGGTCATTATCAGCTTGCTGAATGCCAGACAGGTGCAGGACAGCTTCAGCAGTCAGGCAGCACCATCACATGGAGCAACAATCAGACAGAATTGCAGGTGCGCACAGAGTGA
- the lepB gene encoding signal peptidase I — protein sequence MKTLKKIWDLVKEFVIVILVTTFVFSFPAVSGNSMLPTLRHGERMFIPKYETFLHRMGIGEFKRGDIIVFKPPADHRSSWMAFPSREVTWWHFIPYYVKRVVAVGGDNVRIEQGRVFVNGEEVDFRTIENFWTEQGCWENQQDAIAANHIRADDQTGYHTKIFTVPQGQYFVMGDNRSPGGSEDSRFFGPVPLDRIAGRVSYMLFPLWRKTEVANACFKPEYSGSSELNLRKP from the coding sequence GTGAAAACGCTCAAAAAAATCTGGGATCTGGTCAAGGAATTCGTCATTGTGATCCTGGTGACCACTTTCGTCTTCTCGTTTCCTGCCGTGAGCGGCAACAGCATGCTGCCCACCCTGCGCCACGGAGAGCGCATGTTCATCCCCAAATACGAAACCTTTCTGCACCGCATGGGCATCGGGGAATTCAAGCGGGGAGACATCATCGTGTTCAAACCTCCAGCCGACCACCGGAGTTCCTGGATGGCTTTCCCCAGCCGTGAAGTGACGTGGTGGCATTTCATTCCTTACTACGTCAAGCGGGTGGTGGCTGTTGGAGGAGACAATGTGCGCATTGAGCAGGGCCGCGTCTTCGTGAATGGGGAGGAAGTGGACTTCAGGACCATCGAGAACTTCTGGACAGAGCAGGGATGCTGGGAAAACCAGCAGGATGCCATTGCAGCAAACCACATCCGTGCGGATGACCAGACCGGGTACCACACCAAAATTTTTACAGTGCCACAGGGGCAGTACTTTGTGATGGGCGACAACCGTTCCCCTGGTGGCAGTGAGGATTCCCGTTTCTTCGGGCCGGTCCCACTGGACCGCATTGCCGGAAGGGTGAGCTACATGCTCTTTCCGCTGTGGCGCAAGACAGAGGTGGCAAACGCCTGTTTCAAACCGGAGTACAGCGGTTCCAGTGAGCTGAACCTGCGCAAACCCTGA
- a CDS encoding GNAT family N-acetyltransferase, producing the protein MLIRQVKPTDTTDILALLDWMDASPHREVFSPEARTPEDLSWEVTGEQCLVLEDDSGAVRAYASLNPYKDGFLLEGPLGDSSDYTRSILRAVLKKAHKPVYAFCSNMNQEVRGALEDLGFGALHCTDFYSMPRPQKQRLPFLPDGMKFMPAFRISFQDYLELYRSSEDVWSERLTWTEEKYRTHFAQENVELMVLCKDGTPIGFAELEFDDDEATLAYWAVHPAFRGQGHGKLLLQYSIHDAFLKPHIMTLKARAHDHESSARRLYESLGFRLDRSVMAYLREHHEEA; encoded by the coding sequence ATGTTGATTCGCCAGGTGAAACCCACTGACACCACCGACATTCTTGCCCTGCTGGACTGGATGGATGCCAGTCCCCACCGTGAGGTCTTCAGTCCAGAGGCCCGCACCCCCGAGGACCTGAGCTGGGAGGTCACCGGAGAGCAGTGTCTGGTGCTGGAAGATGACTCCGGTGCTGTCCGGGCTTACGCTTCCCTCAATCCTTACAAAGATGGGTTTCTGCTGGAAGGTCCCCTGGGGGACAGTTCGGATTACACCCGCAGCATTCTCAGGGCTGTCCTGAAAAAAGCCCACAAGCCTGTGTATGCCTTCTGTTCCAACATGAATCAGGAGGTCAGGGGAGCCCTTGAGGACCTTGGCTTTGGTGCCCTGCACTGCACGGATTTCTACAGCATGCCCAGGCCCCAGAAACAGCGCCTCCCCTTCCTGCCAGATGGCATGAAGTTCATGCCTGCTTTCCGGATCAGCTTTCAGGATTACCTGGAGCTGTACCGCAGCAGTGAGGACGTGTGGTCGGAGCGCCTCACCTGGACCGAGGAAAAATACCGCACCCACTTTGCCCAGGAAAATGTGGAGCTGATGGTGCTGTGCAAGGACGGTACGCCCATTGGTTTTGCCGAGCTGGAGTTTGATGATGACGAGGCCACCCTGGCCTACTGGGCTGTTCACCCAGCATTCAGAGGGCAGGGGCATGGAAAACTGCTGCTGCAATACAGCATTCACGATGCCTTCCTGAAGCCCCACATCATGACCCTGAAAGCCCGTGCTCACGACCATGAGTCCAGTGCACGGCGTCTGTATGAATCGCTGGGATTCCGACTGGACCGCAGCGTGATGGCCTACCTCAGAGAGCACCACGAAGAGGCCTGA
- a CDS encoding DUF4258 domain-containing protein: MQDWITRADALEIDTRDFVLKRAHQTLRDVMWEGRYDICEHAIQHARAQGFMEPDIVQVLHTGRIRAVYPQDRRWLVMGYFHSVNLKLPLHVVVDFHHKDHWIDVVTAYVPRNPHQILSRSRVALMLRFDNGQVKTKQVRPGAQKGKWKRSS, from the coding sequence ATGCAAGATTGGATCACACGCGCAGACGCACTTGAGATCGACACCCGGGATTTTGTTCTCAAACGTGCACACCAGACGCTACGGGACGTGATGTGGGAAGGCCGCTACGACATCTGCGAGCATGCCATCCAGCACGCACGTGCCCAGGGTTTCATGGAGCCGGACATTGTGCAGGTGCTGCACACCGGCCGCATCCGGGCGGTGTACCCGCAGGACCGGAGGTGGCTGGTGATGGGGTACTTCCACTCGGTCAACCTGAAACTCCCGCTCCATGTGGTGGTGGACTTCCACCACAAGGACCACTGGATTGATGTGGTGACCGCCTACGTGCCCAGAAACCCCCACCAGATCCTCAGCCGCTCACGGGTGGCCCTGATGCTGCGTTTCGACAACGGTCAGGTGAAAACCAAACAGGTCCGGCCCGGTGCGCAGAAAGGCAAGTGGAAACGCTCCTCCTGA
- a CDS encoding GNAT family N-acetyltransferase — translation MAQIIRTAEIKDLPAIAKVHTQSWVETYAGRIPNEVLSQLTYERRLNQWERRLGDQLREVLVLELDGEVVAFSHAVHHPEETLGTEAELASIYALKAHQGRGFGKQLMKASVERLHDAGVKTLGLWVLKDNPTIGFYERMGGQHHAENSMRWFGHDLPVLGYVWKDLSPILNA, via the coding sequence ATGGCACAAATCATTCGAACCGCAGAAATCAAAGACCTTCCTGCCATCGCGAAAGTCCACACGCAGAGCTGGGTGGAAACTTATGCTGGACGCATCCCAAATGAAGTGCTGTCCCAGCTGACCTACGAGCGTCGCCTGAACCAGTGGGAACGCAGGCTGGGAGACCAGCTGCGAGAAGTGCTGGTGCTGGAACTCGATGGTGAAGTCGTGGCCTTCTCACACGCCGTGCATCATCCGGAAGAAACCCTGGGCACAGAAGCCGAACTGGCCTCCATTTACGCCCTGAAAGCCCACCAGGGCAGAGGTTTTGGAAAACAACTGATGAAGGCCTCTGTGGAGCGACTTCATGATGCTGGCGTGAAGACCCTGGGTTTGTGGGTCCTGAAAGACAACCCCACGATTGGGTTCTATGAACGCATGGGCGGACAGCACCATGCCGAGAACAGCATGCGCTGGTTCGGCCATGACCTGCCCGTGCTGGGTTACGTCTGGAAAGACCTCTCTCCCATTCTGAATGCCTGA
- the mnmE gene encoding tRNA uridine-5-carboxymethylaminomethyl(34) synthesis GTPase MnmE: MIRADTIVAISTAQGEGAIGIVRLSGPRALDIADQIFAGKRVPSRTRGGRFLYGRFLDRAGETIDEGILLVFKGPNSYTGEDVVELQTHGSVSVLGTLLSRCVELGARLAQPGEFTLRAFLEGRMDLNQAEAVNALIHAQTDTARRQATLGLQGALSQRMDDMAFKLVRTMSAIQAMLDYPEEGVPEEDRITPLLEVQTELQHLLDTAKAGKMAQQGARLALLGRPNAGKSSLLNALLGYERSIVTPIAGTTRDYLEAHMELVGVPITLIDTAGVRETEDVIEAAGVERALKLGENADLVLLLEDASQPREDLEVAVPEERLIRLQTKIDLGQVWHDNRYQPVSAVTGAGLPELRERLRETLLGDPSRNEVWLSSERQVQAVTFALEHVQNALSLPDELASYEIELALGYLAELSGKNVSEEVIDQIFRNFCVGK, encoded by the coding sequence ATGATTCGAGCGGACACCATCGTCGCCATCTCCACCGCCCAGGGTGAAGGGGCCATCGGGATTGTCAGGCTGTCGGGGCCCCGGGCACTGGACATTGCAGACCAGATTTTTGCAGGGAAACGCGTCCCATCCAGAACCCGAGGGGGGCGTTTCCTGTACGGTCGTTTTCTGGACAGGGCTGGAGAGACCATCGACGAGGGCATTTTGCTGGTCTTCAAAGGACCCAACTCCTACACCGGAGAGGATGTGGTGGAGTTGCAGACGCACGGATCGGTCAGTGTGCTCGGAACCCTGCTGTCCCGCTGCGTGGAACTCGGGGCGCGGCTGGCCCAGCCCGGAGAATTCACCCTCCGGGCCTTTCTGGAAGGCCGCATGGACCTCAACCAGGCTGAGGCGGTCAATGCCCTGATTCACGCCCAGACCGACACTGCACGCAGGCAGGCCACGCTGGGCTTGCAGGGTGCCCTGAGCCAGCGCATGGATGACATGGCCTTCAAACTGGTCCGCACCATGAGCGCCATTCAGGCGATGCTGGATTACCCTGAAGAGGGGGTACCTGAAGAGGACCGCATCACCCCACTTCTGGAAGTGCAGACAGAGCTGCAACACCTTCTGGACACCGCAAAGGCAGGAAAAATGGCCCAGCAGGGGGCCAGACTGGCTTTGCTGGGACGCCCCAACGCTGGAAAAAGCAGCCTGCTCAATGCCCTGCTGGGTTACGAGCGCAGCATCGTCACGCCAATTGCTGGAACCACCCGCGACTATCTGGAGGCGCACATGGAACTCGTCGGGGTGCCCATCACCCTGATTGACACCGCCGGGGTGCGCGAAACCGAGGACGTCATTGAGGCCGCCGGAGTTGAAAGGGCCCTGAAACTCGGAGAGAACGCCGACCTGGTGCTCCTGCTGGAAGACGCCTCACAGCCCAGAGAAGATCTGGAGGTGGCGGTTCCCGAGGAACGCCTGATCCGCCTGCAAACCAAAATCGATCTCGGGCAGGTCTGGCACGACAACCGCTACCAGCCTGTCTCTGCTGTCACAGGTGCAGGCCTCCCCGAACTCCGCGAACGCCTGCGTGAAACCCTGCTCGGCGACCCCTCCCGCAACGAAGTCTGGCTCTCCAGCGAACGCCAGGTTCAGGCCGTGACCTTCGCCCTGGAGCATGTCCAGAATGCCCTGTCCCTCCCGGATGAACTCGCCAGTTATGAAATTGAACTGGCACTGGGGTATCTGGCAGAACTGAGCGGCAAAAATGTCTCTGAGGAGGTCATTGACCAGATCTTCAGGAATTTCTGTGTGGGGAAGTAG
- a CDS encoding sensor domain-containing diguanylate cyclase, whose amino-acid sequence MQHHRYDAPEQHRLEKLHSYSILDTPREEDYDQMVDDLAFMVGADGAYLSFMDEERQWFKATVGFQMTELPRAQALCGATLLTHTPLMVFDTTQEDRLRPSPLLDQAGVRSFLAVPVSTPEGLSIGTLCVFSREVRIWTVRDTEILRRYASRTLQLLERRLVPAARSTLAEEVEAILQYGSDGFILLDNTEHVMEFNGLAESITGVQWTKGEVFSTTLFLHDESIPEIHKGNVFMRWDGQVWFKVTAVPLPSQDWILLIIEDVTHHLQHQFGLEAKVYQEQTREEGERNALYDYLQGRIKDHNCSVAYLDLDGFRSINEKHGFQVGDLLLKQVAIRLRQSLRGQDRVYRLSRDEFILVLGGQLTPDILSMIATRVQNNLQKPIHVEHQTLHVTASMGLTPTLPSEGVDAVLQRAEALMQNSKQQRAGGFSIGENLAEG is encoded by the coding sequence ATGCAGCACCACAGGTACGACGCCCCCGAACAGCACCGTCTGGAAAAACTGCATTCCTACAGCATTCTGGACACCCCCAGAGAAGAAGACTACGACCAGATGGTCGACGATCTGGCTTTCATGGTGGGTGCAGATGGGGCCTACCTGAGCTTCATGGATGAAGAGCGCCAGTGGTTCAAGGCCACCGTGGGCTTCCAGATGACTGAACTTCCCAGAGCGCAGGCCCTGTGTGGTGCCACCCTGCTCACCCACACCCCCCTGATGGTCTTCGACACCACCCAGGAGGACAGGCTCAGACCCAGCCCATTGCTCGATCAGGCAGGGGTGCGTTCCTTTCTGGCCGTGCCTGTCAGCACCCCTGAGGGCCTCTCCATCGGGACCCTCTGTGTCTTCAGCCGTGAAGTCCGCATCTGGACCGTGCGGGACACCGAAATCCTCCGGCGTTATGCTTCACGCACCCTGCAACTGCTGGAGCGCCGACTGGTCCCGGCAGCACGCTCCACCCTTGCAGAAGAAGTTGAAGCCATCCTGCAATACGGAAGCGACGGTTTCATTCTGCTGGACAACACCGAGCATGTCATGGAATTCAACGGTCTGGCAGAAAGCATCACCGGAGTGCAGTGGACCAAAGGAGAGGTCTTCAGCACCACCCTCTTCCTGCACGATGAATCCATCCCCGAAATCCACAAGGGAAACGTGTTCATGCGCTGGGATGGACAGGTGTGGTTCAAGGTGACTGCCGTCCCCCTCCCCAGCCAGGACTGGATTCTGCTGATCATCGAGGACGTCACCCACCACCTGCAACACCAGTTCGGTCTGGAAGCGAAAGTCTACCAGGAGCAGACCCGCGAGGAAGGGGAACGCAACGCCCTTTACGACTACCTGCAGGGCCGCATCAAGGACCACAACTGCTCGGTGGCGTACCTCGACCTTGACGGTTTCCGCAGCATCAACGAAAAACACGGTTTCCAGGTGGGGGATCTGCTGCTCAAACAGGTCGCCATCCGCCTGAGGCAATCCCTGCGCGGACAGGACCGGGTGTACCGCCTCTCCAGAGACGAATTCATTCTGGTGCTCGGAGGGCAACTCACTCCAGACATCCTCTCCATGATTGCCACCCGCGTGCAGAACAACCTGCAAAAACCCATCCATGTGGAACACCAGACCCTCCATGTGACCGCCAGCATGGGCCTCACCCCCACCCTGCCGTCTGAGGGTGTAGACGCCGTACTACAGCGGGCTGAAGCCCTGATGCAAAACAGCAAACAGCAGAGGGCTGGGGGGTTCAGCATTGGGGAAAATCTGGCAGAAGGCTGA